The following DNA comes from Buttiauxella agrestis.
TGCCGATCCGGTGGAAGAAATTAAGGTCGGTTTTGATATTCTGAAATCTTTGCGCATTCGCGCTCGCGGTATTAACTTTATCGCCTGCCCAACCTGCTCGCGCCAGGAATTCGATGTAATCGGAACCGTTAACGCCCTCGAACAGCGCCTGGAAGATATCATCACACCAATGGATGTTTCGATTATTGGTTGTGTGGTGAACGGGCCGGGTGAAGCGCTGGTTTCCACTTTGGGTGTGACGGGTGGCAACAAGAAGAGTGGTTTTTACGAAGACGGTGTGCGTCAAAAAGAGCGAATGGATAACGACAACATGATTGCGCAGCTTGAAGCGCGTATTCGTGCCAAAGCGTCCATGCTTGATGAATCGCAGCGGATTAGTATCCAGCAGTTGGAAAAATAGTGCGAAACATGGGAAGCATTCGGCTTCCCGTGTATGATTGAACCCGCCAGACGTTTCGCTTTCGCAAACAGTCTGATTTCGGGTTCATTTTTTGTATAAATTCGGTAGAGAATAAACGTGGCAAAAAACATTCAAGCCATCCGCGGCATGAACGATTACCTGCCTGGCGAAACCGCCATCTGGCAGCGCATTGAAGGCATTCTGAAACAGGTGCTCGGCAGCTACGGTTACAGTGAAATCCGTTTGCCGATTGTAGAGCAGACCCCGTTATTCAAACGCGCCATCGGTGAAGTGACCGACGTGGTTGAAAAAGAGATGTATACCTTTGAGGACCGCAACGGCGATAGCCTGACTCTGCGTCCTGAAGGCACCGCGGGCTGCGTGCGTGCCGGTATCGAACATGGTCTTCTGTACAATCAGGAACAGCGCTTGTGGTACATCGGGCCGATGTTCCGCCATGAGCGTCCGCAAAAAGGGCGTTACCGTCAGTTTAATCAGCTGGGCGTTGAAGTCTTTGGTCTGCAAGGGCCAGATATTGACGCAGAACTGATCATGCTGACTGCGCGCTGGTGGCGTGCGCTGGGTATCGACCAGCACGTCAGCCTTGAGCTGAACTCTATTGGTTCGCTGGAAGCACGCGCTAACTATCGTGATGCGCTAGTGGCATTCCTTGAGCAGCACAAAGAAAAGCTCGACGAAGATTGCCAGCGTCGTATGTACAGCAATCCACTGCGTGTGCTCGACTCCAAAAATCCTGAAGTGCAGGCACTGTTGGATGATGCGCCAACGCTTGGCGATTATCTGGACGAAGATTCTCGTGAACACTTCGCGGGCCTGTGTCAGTACCTGGATGCTGCGGGTATTGCGTATACCGTAAATCAGCGCCTGGTGCGCGGTCTGGATTATTACAACCGTACCGTTTTCGAATGGGTTACCAGCAGTCTTGGTTCTCAGGGCACCGTTTGTGCTGGCGGCCGTTACGACGGTTTAGTCGAGCAGCTCGGTGGTCGTGCGGCACCAGCTGTTGGTTTCGCAATGGGCCTTGAACGTCTTGTTTTACTGGTTCAGGCTATAAATCCGGAATTTAAAGCAGAATCTGTTGTCGATATTTACCTGATATCGTCAGGTCAGGGAACGCAAGCTGCGGCAATGTTATTAGCCGAGCAATTGCGTGACCAGGTCCCAGCTATCAAACTGATGACCAACTATGGCGGTGGCAACTTCAAGAAACAGTTCGTCCGTGCAGATAAGTGGGGCGCTCGTGCGGCTCTGGTGCTGGGTGAAACAGAAGTCGCAAATGGTCAGGTGGTCGTGAAGGATCTGCGCACAGGTGAGCAAACTACCGTTGAACAAGCCAACGCGGTGGCTCATTTGCAGGCGCTACTGGGTTAATTTCCCCAGTGATTAATCGTTAAGGAGAAGGACTGCGTGGAAATTTACGAAAACGATAACGAACAGGTTGATGCGGTAAAACGCTTCTTTGCCGAAAATGGCAAAGCGCTGGTAGTGGGTGTCGTACTTGGCATTGGCGCACTGGTTGGCTGGCGTTACTGGAACAGCCATCAAGCTGAAAGCGTAATGGCTTCTTCTCTTGAATACCAAACAGTGACAGATGCTGTGCGCGCAGATAATCCTGCCACACTGGCTGCCGCTGAGAAATTCGCAGCCGGCACAAAAAATACTTATGGTGCTCTGGCAGCACTGGAATTAGCGCAGAAGTATGCTGATAACAATGACCTCGCTAAAGCGGCAACTCAGCTGCAGCAAGGTCTTGCCAACACGACGGATGAAAATCTGCAGGCGTTGATTAACGCACGTCTGGCACGTGTTCAAATTCAACAGAAGCAATCTGATGCGGCGCTGAAAACCCTCGACAGCATTAAAGGTGAAGGTTGGGTAGCGATTGTTGCTGATTTGCGCGGTGAAGCGCTGCTCAGCAAAGGGGATAAGCAAGGTGCGCGCGATGCGTGGAGCAAAGGCTCAAACACTGATGCTTCTCCAGCCCTGCGTGAAATGATGCAGATGAAAATTAATAATTTGTCGAGCTAAGAGGGACCCGATGCAATTGCGTAAACTACTTGTACCAGGGCTGATTTCTCTGACGCTGCTCAGCGGTTGTTCACTGTTTAGCGGTGAAGAAGACGTGGTTAAAATGTCTCCACTGCCGACAGTTGAAAACCAGTTTGAACCTGAAAAAACATGGAGCACTTCTGTTGGTAGTGGTATTGGTGATTTTTATTCCAATCTGCACCCAGCGTGGCAGGACGGCAACGTGTACGCTGCTGACCGCCGTGGCACCGTTAAAGCCGTAAACGCGGAAGATGGTAAAGAAGTCTGGTCCGTTGATCTGTCTGAAAAAACGAATTTCTATTCCAGCAACCTTCCGGCACTGCTTTCTGGTGGCGTAACGGTTGAAGGTTCGCACGTCTACGTCGGCAGTGAAAAAGCACAGGTTTATGCGCTTAACACCTCTGATGGTAGTATTGCGTGGCAAAGCAAAGCGGCTGGCGAAGTGCTTTCTCGCCCGGTTGTGAGTGACGGTTTAGTTCTGGTACATACCAGCAACGGCCAGCTTCAGGCACTTGATGAAGCTGACGGTGCGGTGAAATGGACCGTAAACCTGGATATGCCAGCGCTTTCCCTGCGCGGCGAATCAGCTCCAGCAGTAGCGTTTGGTGCAGCTATTGTCGGTGGCGATAATGGTCGTGTCAGCGCAGTGTTGATGAAACAAGGTCAGCTGATTTGGCAGCAACGTATTTCTCAGGCAACCGGTGCGACTGAAATCGACCGTCTGAGTGATGTTGATACCACGCCGGTTATCGTGAATGGTGTTGTATATGCCTTGGCATACAACGGCAACCTGACTGCGCTGGACTTACGTTCAGGCCAGGTGATGTGGAAACGTGAACTGGGTTCAGTGAACGATTTCATCGTGGATGCGAACCGCATTTTCCTCGTCGATCAGAATGACCGCGTTGTGGCGTTAAACGCTGATGGCGGCGTGACTCTGTGGACGCAAAGCGATTTGCTGCACCGTAATTTGACCTCTCCTGTTCTGTACAACGGTTATCTGGTTGTAGCGGACAGCGAAGGCTATATGCACTGGATCAATGCCGACGATGGTCGCTTTGTTGCTCAACAGAAAGTGGACAGCTCTGGGTTCCAGACTGAGCCAGTTGTTGCCAGCGACAAACTGTTGATTCAGGCGAAAGATGGTACGTTGTACGCTATCAAGCGTTAAACTTACCTGACGTAATAGCATGAGCGAAACGGTTCCCGTAGTCCGGGAGCCGTTTCCTGTTTTTAGAAACGATGTGAATTGACGTCGTTTTATGATGAATTTTGAGTAATGAGGCTTTTATCATGGTACCTGTGGTTGCGCTCGTCGGGCGCCCTAATGTCGGAAAATCCACGTTGTTTAACCGCTTGACGCGTACCCGAGATGCGCTGGTCGCGGATTTCCCGGGGCTGACTCGCGACCGCAAGTATGGTCGTGCTGAAGTGGAAGGTCGCGAGTTTATTGCTATTGATACCGGTGGTATTGATGGTACTGAAGATGGCGTTGAAACACATATGGCTGCGCAGTCGCTTTTAGCGATTGAAGAAGCTGATGTCGTACTGTTTATGGTTGATGCCCGTGCCGGCTTGATGCCTGCTGATGAAGCTATCGCTAAACATTTGCGTTCACGTCAGAAGCCAACCTTCCTGGTGGCGAACAAAACAGACGGTATGGACCCGGATCAGGCAGTAATTGATTTTTACTCCCTGGGTTTAGGTGAAATTCACCCAATCGCTGCTTCTCACGGCCGCGGTGTGACAACCCTGCTGGAACACGTGCTGATTCCGTTTATTGACGAAACTAACCCACGCGAACCAGAAGAAGAAATCGATGAAGATGCAGCCTATTGGGCGGCATTTAATGCTAAGCATGGCATTGTTCCTGAAGGTGAAGAAGAAATCGAAGAGGAAGAAGAAGAAGCCTTCAATCCTATCGATTTGCCTATCAAACTGGCTATCGTTGGCCGTCCAAATGTAGGTAAGTCAACGCTTACCAACCGTATTTTGGGTGAAGATCGTGTAGTGGTTTATGACATGCCTGGCACCACGCGTGACAGCATCTATATCCCGATGGAACGTGATGAGCGTGAATATATTCTTATCGACACCGCGGGTGTGCGTAAGCGTGGCAAAATCACTGAAACCGTTGAGAAATTCTCGGTAATCAAAACCCTGCAAGCGATTGAAGACGCTAACGTTGTTATGTTGGTGATTGATGCTCGCGAAGGTATTTCCGACCAGGATTTGTCTCTGCTCGGCTTTATCCTGAATAGTGGGCGCTCACTGGTGATTGTCGTCAACAAGTGGGACGGCCTGAGCAACGAAGTCAGAGAGCAAGTTAAAGAGACCCTGGATTATCGTCTTGGCTTTATCGACTTTGCTCGCGTGCACTTTATCTCCGCACTGCATGGCAGTGGCGTGGGTAACTTGTTCGAATCTGTTCGTGAAGCTTATGACAGCTCCACGCGTCGCGTAAGCACTGCGTTGTTGACTCGCATCATGACTATGGCTGCAGAAGATCACCAGCCGCCGTTAGTTCGTGGTCGTCGCGTTAAGCTGAAATATGCGCATGCCGGTGGTTATAACCCGCCAATCGTTGTGATTCACGGCAACCAGGTTAAAGACCTGCCGGATTCCTACAAGCGCTATTTGATGAACTACTTCCGCAAATCGCTGGATGTGATGGGCACGCCAATCCGTATTCAGTTCAAAGAAGGGGAGAACCCGTTTGCCAACAAACGTAACACCCTGACACCGAACCAGATGCGTAAACGTAAGCGTTTGATCAAGCACATCAAGAAGAGCAAGTAATTATCTGCTCCTGAAAGAAAAACCCGGTTTTTATACCGGGTTTTTTTATGGCTGAAATAAAAATTCTGCTATTCAGATATAGGCTTAACCATTTGATGTAACGCCGGATTATCGCTTTCGTCTTTTAACTTCACACCTGTTAAGCGGCGTAAAAATGCTTGTTCAAGAAGCCAGGCCAGTTTAAAGGCCGCTGCTGTATGGCTCAAACCTTCAGGCCGGATATTCGAAATACAATTGCGCTCCGACTCCAGGCGTTTACGTTCAGGTTTCCAGGTTAAATAAACCCCCAGACTGTCTGGGGAAGAAAGCCCCGGACGCTCGCCAATCAGCATCGCTACCGCTTTGCAGTGAAGTATTTCCCCAATGTCATCACCCAGGGCCACTCTCGACTGATGCGCCAGGACAATCGGGGCCAGCGTGAGTCCGAGCGTGTTGATATACGGCAGCAGCTCGCGAACCAGCGCAACAGCCTGACGGTGTACCGCATGTGAAGAAAGTCCGTCACCAATGACGATCAGCAGATCGTCACATCGGGGCTGGGTGGTATTCAACATTTCGCGGCTTTCATCGCTTAATATGCGCCCTAAATCCGGGCGGTTAAGATAGATATGTCGGTCTTGTGCTGCACTCTTGACTGTCAGTGTCGGTAATCCCAGCTCACTTAATGCATTACTGAGATCGTCGCTATGAAAGGGCTGATGGACGGCATCTCGGGCCTGCGCGTGGGCAAGGCCAAAGTTGAGCACTTCTTTGGTGGGCAGGCTCGCACCGCTGCGCCCAAGAGCGATACGGGCGTCGGTGAATTCCCGCAGCAATGTCCAGGCATCGGAATTCATAAGCACACTCCATGCGGCAGCGCGGTTAACAAGGGATGGCTGGCCCCCGTCAGGCGTAACTGCCCATGGGTATCAATAATTTGCATACGCGTCAGCCACTGCGCAAATTCTGGTGCGTGTTTCAGTCCCAGTAAACGGCGGGCATAAAGCGCATCGTGGAAAGACGTGCTTTGGTAATTTAGCATAATGTCATCCGCGCCCGGCACGCCGATTAAGAAGGTGAGGCCTGCGTTACACAGCAGCGTGAGCAGGGTGTCCATATCATCTTGATCGGCTTGTGCATGATTGGTGTAACAGACATCGCAACCCAACGGTAAGCCCATCAATTTGCCGCAGAAATGATCCTCCAGGCCAGCACGAATAATCTGTTTGCCGTCATACAAATATTCCGGGCCAATGAAGCCGACGACGGTATTTATCAGCAACGGATTAAAATGGCGTGCCACTGCGTAAGCACGGGCTTCACAAGTTTGTTGATCAACGCCATGATGCGCATTGGAAGACAGGCAACTGCCTTGCCCGGTTTCGAAGTACATCACGTTATTGCCGAGTGTGCCGCGGTTTAGACTCAGCGCCGCGTCATGCGCTTCCTGTAAAAGCGCCAGATTTATGCCAAAACCGCTGTTGGCGGCTTCGGTTCCTGCGACGGATTGAAACACTAAATCCACAGGCACTCCGCGTTCAATCAATTGCAAAGTGTTGGTCACATGCGTCAGAACGCAGGATTGAGTTGGAATGGCAAACCGGCTGATGATGTCATCGAGCATGTTATTCAACCGCTCTAGCACGGGCAGGCTGTCACTTGCAGGATTAATACCGATAACCGCATCACCTGCGCCATAAAGCAGTCCGTCGAGCATGCTGGCGGCGATGCCTTTTAGATCGTCGGTAGGATGGTTGGGTTGCAAACGTACGCTGAGATGCCCGGGTAAGCCGATAGTATTGCGGAACCTGGTGGTGATCTGGCATTTGCTGGCAGCCAGAATTAAATCCTGGTTGCGCATTAATTTACTGACTGCTGCCGCCATTTCCGGTGTGATGCCTTTTGCGACCTCGCGTAGCGTCTGAGTATCCGTAGTGTCATCAAGTAGCCAGTCACGAAAATCGCCGACGGTTAAATGGCTGATGGCCTGAAAAGCGTTTTTATCATGGGTATCAATAATCAGGCGGGTGACTTCATCGTCTTCATAGGGGATCAGCGGGTTATCGAGGATTTCCCGTAGTGGAATATCTGCCAGCGCCATTTTAGCCGCTATGCGTTCTTCTGCGCTTTGAGCCGCGACCCCTGCCAGGTTATCCCCGGAACGCGACGGGGAGGCTTTGGCCATTAACTCTTTGAGGCCGGCAAACCGATAACTGCGATGCGCCAGAGTTGCGTGATACATCTTTCCTCCTCAGCATAGAGCCAGAATTGAGCCAGTATCGGGAGTGTTATTGATGATTAATGGCGGGTTTGTCTCTATCATCAAAAGACAAATATAGTCGAAGAGTTGTCAGGAAAGATTATGGAAACGAAATGCCCGGTGTGTGAAAACCCACTCCAGCCAACCGATGCAGGCGCGCACTGTGAAGTCTGCAAGCAGGATTTTCGTCTTGAGGCTCGCTGCCCGGATTGCCACAAGCCGCTGGAAGTTTTAAAAGCCTGCGGCGCGGTGGATTATTTTTGCCAGAATGGGCATGGTTTGATTTCGAAGAAACGCGTCGAATTCGTACCCGTTGTCGAATAAGTTTTAGCTTTTCGCCGCCGTTTTACGCTTGCGTACAGGCTTTACCGGTGTAATGCCGGTGACCTGGCTTTCCACCCAGCCATCTTCCAGACGCGTTGTCAGCGTATCCCCAGAATTGACCTGTTTGGTTTTCTTCAGCACTTTGCCATCTGTCGCCGTTGTGACGCTATAACCACGCGCCAGTGTCGCCAGCGGGCTGACCGCTTCAAGCTGTGCGATAGCGGTACCAAAGCGTTGGCGAGTCTGGCTAAGACGCGCCGTGACCACCTGCGATAAACGATATTCCAACTGCTGTAAACGAGTCTGCGCGCGATGGATTCGCGGCTGAGGTTGTTGCTGGTTCAAACGCTGCATCAGGCGCTGCTGCTGTTGCGAACTGCGGCGCAGTTTTGCGTCCATCGCCACGGTCAAACGCTGCTGTAAACGCTCAAGCGTTGTTTGCTGGCGAGCCAGGCGCAGTTGCGGATGTTGTTGTTGCAGGCGATGTTGTAAGCGCGTGAAACGCTGCGTGCGTTGGGCGAGATAATAGTCCATCGCCATTTCCATACGCTGCTGCGATGACTGCAACTGGCGCAGTAATTCGAGCTGATTACGGCTGACAATCTCCGCTGCGGCTGAAGGCGTTGGCGCGCGAACATCAGCGACAAAATCGGCGATCGTGACGTCAGTTTCATGCCCTACGGCGCTAACGATCGGGATCTTGCTTGCGAAGATAGCCCTGACAACACGCTCATCGTTAAAGCTCCATAAATCTTCCAGCGAACCGCCGCCGCGCCCGACAATCAGCACATCACACTCTTTGCGCACGTTTGCCAGCTCAATAGCGCGCACGATTTGCATCGGCGCATCAACGCCCTGAACAGCGGTCGGATAAATAATTACCGGTAGAGAAGGGTCGCGGCGTTTGAGCACGTGCAAAATATCATGCAGGGCAGCACCGGTTTTTGAGGTAATGACGCCGACCTGGTGCGCCGGTGTTGGTAATGGCTGCTTATGGATTTGTTCAAACAAACCTTCAGCAGTGAGGCGTTGTTTCAGCTCTTCGTATTGCTGCTGCAACAAACCTTCGCCCGCCGGTTGCATGCTTTCAACGATAATCTGGTAATCACCGCGTGGCTCGTACAGCGTCAGAGTCGCACGCACCAAAACCTGCTGCCCATGTTGCGGACGGAAGGTGACGCGGCGATTGCTGTTACGGAACATCGCACCACGAATTTGTGCGGTATCGTCTTTGAGTGTGAAGTACCAGTGACCGGAAGCCGGTTGGGTGAAGTTGGAAATTTCACCGCTGATCCAGACTTGCCCCATCTCTTGTTCCAGCAGCATTCGAACCGTCTGATTCAGACGGCTGACGGTAAAAATTGATGGAGTATTTATCGTTGGCATGTGACCTGGATCAAATTCTAAATCAGCAAGTTATTCGGTCAATAGTACCTTTCGTATTCTCCCTGGCAAGGAGTTTTCTTAAAAAAGTGTGGATGCAATCGATTCCGCTCTGTATAATGCCGCGGCAATATTTTATCTGTTCTCATTCACCCCAGGTTGAGATATTGCCATGCTACGAATCGCTAAAGAAGCACTGACGTTTGATGACGTTCTCCTCGTTCCAGCTCACTCTACAGTTCTGCCTAACACGGCCGATCTCAGCACCCAATTGACCAAAACTATTCGTTTGAATATCCCTATGCTGTCCGCAGCCATGGATACCGTAACGGAAGCCCGTCTGGCCATTTCTTTGGCTCAGGAAGGTGGACTTGGTTTCATCCACAAAAATATGTCGATTGAGCGCCAGGCTGAAGAAGTCAAACGCGTGAAAAAACACGAAAGTGGCGTTGTGACTGACCCACAGACCGTGCTGCCGACAACCACTCTGCACGAAGTTAAAGAACTCACCGCACGTAATGGTTTCGCGGGTTATCCTGTTGTCACCGAAGCCAACGAATTGGTCGGTATCATCACCGGTCGTGACGTTCGCTTCGTCACCGACTTAAACCAGCCTGTTAGCGTGTACATGACCCCGAAAGAGCGTCTGGTTACCGTGAAAGAAGGCGAAGCACGTGATGTTGTGCTGTCTAAAATGCACGAAAAACGTGTTGAGAAGGCGTTGGTTGTCGATGGCAACTTCCACCTGCAGGGCATGATTACCGTAAAAGACTTCCAGAAAGCAGAACGTAAACCTAACGCCTGTAAAGACGACCAGGGCCGTCTGCGTGTTGGGGCTGCCGTTGGCGCAGGTGCGGGCAACGAAGAGCGTATCGACGCTCTGGTAGCCGCTGGTGTCGATGTTTTACTGATTGACTCCTCTCACGGTCACTCCGAAGGCGTTCTGCAACGTATTCGTGAAACTCGCGCTAAATATCCTGACCTGCAAATCATTGGCGGCAACGTGGCTACGGCGAACGGCGCTCGCGCGCTGGCTGACGCTGGTGTGAGTGCGGTTAAAGTCGGTATCGGTCCAGGCTCCATCTGTACCACTCGTATCGTCACCGGCGTGGGCGTTCCACAAATCACTGCGGTTGCTGACGCAGTTGAAGCGCTGGAAGGTACGGGCATCCCGGTTATCGCTGACGGTGGTATCCGTTTCTCTGGTGATATTGCGAAAGCTATCGCAGCAGGCGCTTCTGCGGTGATGGTTGGCGGTATGTTGGCAGGGACTGAAGAATCTCCAGGTGAAATCGAACTTTACCAAGGCCGTTCTTTCAAATCCTACCGCGGTATGGGTTCCCTGGGCGCGATGTCTAAAGGTTCTTCAGACCGTTACTTCCAGACCGACAACGCCGCGGACAAACTGGTGCCGGAAGGTATCGAAGGCCGCGTGGCTTACAAAGGCCACCTGAAAGAGATCGTTCACCAGCAAATGGGTGGCCTGCGCTCCTGCATGGGTCTGACCGGCTGTGGTACTATCGACGAACTGCGTACCAAAGCGGAATTTGTACGCATCAGCGGTGCGGGCATTCAGGAAAGTCACGTTCACGATGTGACGATTACTAAAGAGTCCCCGAACTACCGTATGGGTTCTTAAAATTTCTGCGCCCGGCTTTATGCCGGGTGTTTTTATTTTGTTTCACTTGCCTCGGAATTAGCCTCAATGACGGAAAATATCCATAAACATCGCATACTTATCCTTGATTTCGGTTCTCAGTACACTCAACTTGTAGCGCGCCGTGTGCGTGAACTGGGCGTTTACTGTGAGCTGTGGGCATGGGATGTCACTGAAGCACAGATTCGTGATTTCAACCCAAGCGGTATCATCCTTTCGGGTGGCCCGGAAAGTACTACTGAACACAACAGCCCACGTGCGCCTGAATATGTCTTCACCGCAGGTGTGCCAGTATTTGGCGTGTGCTACGGCATGCAGACCATGGCGATGCAGCTTGGCGGCCACGTTGAGGGTTCTAACGAACGTGAATTTGGTTACGCGCAGGTCGAAGTTAAAACAGACAGCGCACTGGTTCGCGGTATCGAAGATTCGCTGAGTGCGGATGGCAAACCACTGCTCGATGTCTGGATGAGCCACGGCGATAAAGTCACCGCGATCCCTTCAGACTTCGTGACCGTTGCCAGCACCGAAACATGCCCGTTCGCGATTATGGCGAACGAAGAAAAACGTTTCTATGGTGTGCAGTTCCACCCGGAAGTGACCCATACCCGTCAGGGCCAGCGTTTGCTGGAGCGTTTTGTTCTGAATATCTGCGGCTGCGAAGCGCTGTGGACTCCGGCAAAAATCATCGAAGACGCGATTGTTCGCCTGCGTGAACAAGTGGGCAATGACAAAGTGATTCTGGGCTTGTCAGGTGGCGTGGATTCTTCCGTTACCGCAATGCTGCTGCATCGCGCGATTGGCGACCGTCTGACTTGTGTATTCGTTGATAACGGCCTGCTGCGCTTGAACGAAGCTGAACAAGTGATGGATATGTTTGGCGATCACTTCGGTCTGAATATCATTCACGTTAAAGGCGAAGAGCGTTTCCTGTCCGCGTTGGCGGGTGAGAACGATCCGGAAGCAAAACGTAAAATCATCGGCCGCGTGTTTGTTGAAGTGTTCGATGAAGAAGCGCTGAAACTGGAAGATGTGAAGTGGTTGGCGCAGGGCACCATTTACCCTGACGTTATCGAATCTGCTGCTTCTGCGACCGGTAAAGCACACGTCATCAAATCACACCACAACGTGGGCGGCTTGCCGAAAGAGATGAAGATGGGTCTGGTTGAGCCGCTGCGTGAGCTGTTCAAAGACGAAGTGCGCAAAATTGGCCTGGAACTGGGCCTGCCATACGACATGCTTTACCGCCACCCGTTCCCGGGGCCAGGTTTAGGCGTGCGCGTGCTGGGTGAAGTGAAGAAAGAGTATTGCGACCTGCTGCGTCGTGCTGATGCGATCTTTATTGAAGAACTGCATAAAGCGGATCTCTACAACAAAGTCAGCCAGGCATTTACCGTGTTCTTGCCGGTACGCTCTGTTGGCGTGATGGGCGATGGCCGTAAATACGATTGGGTTGTCTCACTGCGTGCAGTTGAAACCATCGACTTTATGACCGCGCATTGGGCGCACCTGCCATACGATTTCCTTGGCCGTGTTTCCAACCGCATTATCAACGAAGTTAACGGTATTTCCCGTGTGGTTTACGATATTTCTGGCAAACCGCCAGCGACTATCGAGTGGGAATGATTTAACGTCTGGCAATAGCCTGCACGTAAAAGCAGTAAAACACCTCTAAGCCCGCGTAACTGCGGGCTTTTTTGTTTTTGTGTTTGGTACTTTCTGGCAGCTGTTAGCAACGGGAAGCACGGTTTTTTTAATGGAATTTTTGATGGTACTCTCTGGTTTCGAATTCAGGTTTGAAAAAGTACCATGTGATAAATTTCGGTTGAGTTATGGTATTTGTTTTTTATAACTCAATTAAAAACAGATAGTTAAATGACTTTTCTGAATTTTTTACAACATGGTATTTTTTGATAAAGGAAAACAATAAACCATGTTGACTGACACCAGGCTGCGTCACCTTAAGCCGAAGGAGAAACTCTATAAAGTTAATGATCGTGATGGTTTGTATGTTGCGGTCACTCCGGCTGGAACGATCTCATTTCGTTATAACTATTCAATAAATGGAAGACAGGAGACCGTTACTTTTGGCCGCTATGGTGTTGGAGGGATCACGCTTGCAGAAGCGCGTGAACGGCTCAATGAAGCCAAAAAAATGGTTGCCGGTGGAAGATCGCCTGCGAGGGAAAAAGCCAGAGATAAAGCGCGTATCAAAGATGCGGAGACCTTTGGTGCGTGGGCTGAGAAATGGTTACGCGGTTATCAAATGGCTGAATCGACGCGTGATATGCGGCGTTCGGTATATCAAAGGGAGTTGAAGTCAAAATTTGCCCAGCAGAAACTGAGTGAGATTACACATGAAGACTTACGCGCATTAACCGACAACATTGTCGAGAGAGGGGCACCGGCGACAGCTGTACACGCCAGAGAGATTGTATTGCAAGTCTATCGCTGGGCTATTGAGCGCGGTCAGAAGGTGGAGAATCCAGCTGATCTGGTACGTCCTGCAAGCA
Coding sequences within:
- the hisS gene encoding histidine--tRNA ligase; this translates as MAKNIQAIRGMNDYLPGETAIWQRIEGILKQVLGSYGYSEIRLPIVEQTPLFKRAIGEVTDVVEKEMYTFEDRNGDSLTLRPEGTAGCVRAGIEHGLLYNQEQRLWYIGPMFRHERPQKGRYRQFNQLGVEVFGLQGPDIDAELIMLTARWWRALGIDQHVSLELNSIGSLEARANYRDALVAFLEQHKEKLDEDCQRRMYSNPLRVLDSKNPEVQALLDDAPTLGDYLDEDSREHFAGLCQYLDAAGIAYTVNQRLVRGLDYYNRTVFEWVTSSLGSQGTVCAGGRYDGLVEQLGGRAAPAVGFAMGLERLVLLVQAINPEFKAESVVDIYLISSGQGTQAAAMLLAEQLRDQVPAIKLMTNYGGGNFKKQFVRADKWGARAALVLGETEVANGQVVVKDLRTGEQTTVEQANAVAHLQALLG
- a CDS encoding zinc ribbon domain-containing protein; translated protein: METKCPVCENPLQPTDAGAHCEVCKQDFRLEARCPDCHKPLEVLKACGAVDYFCQNGHGLISKKRVEFVPVVE
- the der gene encoding ribosome biogenesis GTPase Der, which produces MVPVVALVGRPNVGKSTLFNRLTRTRDALVADFPGLTRDRKYGRAEVEGREFIAIDTGGIDGTEDGVETHMAAQSLLAIEEADVVLFMVDARAGLMPADEAIAKHLRSRQKPTFLVANKTDGMDPDQAVIDFYSLGLGEIHPIAASHGRGVTTLLEHVLIPFIDETNPREPEEEIDEDAAYWAAFNAKHGIVPEGEEEIEEEEEEAFNPIDLPIKLAIVGRPNVGKSTLTNRILGEDRVVVYDMPGTTRDSIYIPMERDEREYILIDTAGVRKRGKITETVEKFSVIKTLQAIEDANVVMLVIDAREGISDQDLSLLGFILNSGRSLVIVVNKWDGLSNEVREQVKETLDYRLGFIDFARVHFISALHGSGVGNLFESVREAYDSSTRRVSTALLTRIMTMAAEDHQPPLVRGRRVKLKYAHAGGYNPPIVVIHGNQVKDLPDSYKRYLMNYFRKSLDVMGTPIRIQFKEGENPFANKRNTLTPNQMRKRKRLIKHIKKSK
- a CDS encoding ethanolamine ammonia-lyase subunit EutB, translating into MYHATLAHRSYRFAGLKELMAKASPSRSGDNLAGVAAQSAEERIAAKMALADIPLREILDNPLIPYEDDEVTRLIIDTHDKNAFQAISHLTVGDFRDWLLDDTTDTQTLREVAKGITPEMAAAVSKLMRNQDLILAASKCQITTRFRNTIGLPGHLSVRLQPNHPTDDLKGIAASMLDGLLYGAGDAVIGINPASDSLPVLERLNNMLDDIISRFAIPTQSCVLTHVTNTLQLIERGVPVDLVFQSVAGTEAANSGFGINLALLQEAHDAALSLNRGTLGNNVMYFETGQGSCLSSNAHHGVDQQTCEARAYAVARHFNPLLINTVVGFIGPEYLYDGKQIIRAGLEDHFCGKLMGLPLGCDVCYTNHAQADQDDMDTLLTLLCNAGLTFLIGVPGADDIMLNYQSTSFHDALYARRLLGLKHAPEFAQWLTRMQIIDTHGQLRLTGASHPLLTALPHGVCL
- a CDS encoding YfgM family protein yields the protein MEIYENDNEQVDAVKRFFAENGKALVVGVVLGIGALVGWRYWNSHQAESVMASSLEYQTVTDAVRADNPATLAAAEKFAAGTKNTYGALAALELAQKYADNNDLAKAATQLQQGLANTTDENLQALINARLARVQIQQKQSDAALKTLDSIKGEGWVAIVADLRGEALLSKGDKQGARDAWSKGSNTDASPALREMMQMKINNLSS
- the bamB gene encoding outer membrane protein assembly factor BamB codes for the protein MQLRKLLVPGLISLTLLSGCSLFSGEEDVVKMSPLPTVENQFEPEKTWSTSVGSGIGDFYSNLHPAWQDGNVYAADRRGTVKAVNAEDGKEVWSVDLSEKTNFYSSNLPALLSGGVTVEGSHVYVGSEKAQVYALNTSDGSIAWQSKAAGEVLSRPVVSDGLVLVHTSNGQLQALDEADGAVKWTVNLDMPALSLRGESAPAVAFGAAIVGGDNGRVSAVLMKQGQLIWQQRISQATGATEIDRLSDVDTTPVIVNGVVYALAYNGNLTALDLRSGQVMWKRELGSVNDFIVDANRIFLVDQNDRVVALNADGGVTLWTQSDLLHRNLTSPVLYNGYLVVADSEGYMHWINADDGRFVAQQKVDSSGFQTEPVVASDKLLIQAKDGTLYAIKR
- the eutC gene encoding ethanolamine ammonia-lyase subunit EutC — its product is MNSDAWTLLREFTDARIALGRSGASLPTKEVLNFGLAHAQARDAVHQPFHSDDLSNALSELGLPTLTVKSAAQDRHIYLNRPDLGRILSDESREMLNTTQPRCDDLLIVIGDGLSSHAVHRQAVALVRELLPYINTLGLTLAPIVLAHQSRVALGDDIGEILHCKAVAMLIGERPGLSSPDSLGVYLTWKPERKRLESERNCISNIRPEGLSHTAAAFKLAWLLEQAFLRRLTGVKLKDESDNPALHQMVKPISE